One genomic window of Camelina sativa cultivar DH55 chromosome 5, Cs, whole genome shotgun sequence includes the following:
- the LOC109133062 gene encoding uncharacterized protein LOC109133062, whose amino-acid sequence MASSSSLARSGSVHLDEKWKLSKKDGGASRITRSSSTTSSASFNGKKQGRCAFTRKCARLVKEQRARFYIMRRCVIMLICWRDNYSDS is encoded by the coding sequence ATGGCGTCTTCGTCAAGCCTTGCTCGATCGGGAAGCGTCCATCTAGACGAGAAGTGGAAACTATCGAAGAAAGACGGCGGCGCGTCGAGGATCACGCGCTCTTCATCGACGACTTCATCAGCTTCCTTCAACGGCAAGAAACAGGGGAGATGTGCTTTTACGAGGAAGTGTGCGAGATTGGTTAAAGAACAGAGAGCTCGTTTCTACATCATGCGTCGCTGCGTAATCATGCTTATTTGCTGGAGAGATAACTACTCCgattcttaa
- the LOC104785461 gene encoding aspartic proteinase PCS1-like, which produces MMASSSSLSNLFLQFSILLLIVPLITFCKTSSSSNQTLIFSLKTQKLPQSPSDKLSFRHNVTLTVTLAVGSPPQNISMVLDTGSELSWLHCKKTPNLGSVFNPVSSSTYSPVPCSSPICKTRTRDLPIPAMCDPKTHLCHVAISYADATSIEGNLAHDTFVIGSVTRPGTLFGCMDSGLSSDSEEDAKSTGLMGMNRGSLSFVNQLGFSKFSYCISGSDSSGILLLGDGSYSWLGPIQYTPLVLQTTPLPYFDRVAYTVQLEGIRVGSKILSLPKSVFVPDHTGAGQTMVDSGTQFTFLMGPVYTALKTEFITQTKSVLKLVDDPNFVFQGTMDLCFRVGSLTRPNFSGLPVVSLMFRGAEMSVSGQKLLYRVNGAGTAGKDEVYCFTFGNSDLLGIEAFVIGHHHQQNVWMEFDLAKSRVGFAGNVRCDLASQRLGLRE; this is translated from the coding sequence ATGATGGCTTCGTCGTCGTCTctttcaaatttgtttcttcAGTTTTCAATTCTACTTCTCATTGTCCCTCTCATAACGTTCTGcaaaacatcatcttcttcaaaccaaacactcatcttctctctcaaaACACAGAAGCTTCCTCAATCTCCATCGGACAAGCTTTCATTCAGACACAATGTCACTCTCACCGTCACTCTCGCCGTCGGCTCTCCACCGCAAAACATATCGATGGTTCTTGACACCGGAAGCGAGCTCTCATGGCTTCACTGCAAAAAGACTCCAAACTTGGGATCCGTGTTTAACCCGGTTTCATCCTCTACGTACTCCCCTGTGCCTTGCTCCTCGCCAATATGCAAGACCCGGACCCGGGATTTACCTATACCCGCCATGTGCGATCCGAAGACCCATCTCTGCCACGTGGCAATCTCCTACGCTGATGCTACCTCAATCGAAGGCAACTTAGCTCACGACACGTTCGTAATCGGGTCTGTAACCCGACCCGGTACTTTGTTCGGGTGTATGGACTCAGGTTTAAGCTCCGATTCGGAAGAGGACGCTAAATCTACCGGTTTAATGGGTATGAACCGGGGATCTTTATCGTTTGTTAACCAGCTCGGTTTCTCAAAATTCTCGTATTGCATCTCCGGTTCAGATTCGTCCGGTATATTGCTTCTCGGTGACGGATCCTACTCCTGGCTCGGTCCAATCCAATACACTCCTTTGGTACTCCAAACGACGCCGTTACCTTATTTTGACCGGGTTGCTTACACGGTCCAATTAGAAGGAATCCGGGTCGGGTCAAAGATACTCTCTTTACCGAAATCTGTATTTGTACCGGACCATACCGGAGCCGGTCAGACGATGGTGGATTCTGGAACACAGTTTACGTTTTTAATGGGTCCGGTTTACACGGCTTTAAAAACCGAGTTTATAACGCAAACCAAATCGGTTCTCAAACTGGTGGACGACCCGAATTTTGTGTTCCAAGGGACCATGGACCTCTGTTTCCGGGTTGGGTCGTTGACACGGCCCAATTTCTCGGGTTTACCAGTGGTTAGCTTAATGTTCCGTGGCGCGGAGATGAGTGTGTCGGGTCAGAAACTGTTGTACCGGGTAAACGGAGCCGGAACAGCGGGAAAAGATGAGGTGTATTGCTTCACATTTGGAAACTCCGATCTTTTGGGAATAGAAGCATTTGTTATAGGTCACCATCATCAGCAGAACGTGTGGATGGAGTTTGATCTTGCCAAGTCAAGAGTTGGGTTTGCTGGTAACGTTAGATGTGATCTAGCTAGTCAACGGCTTGGATTAAGAGAGTGA